A window of the Xenopus laevis strain J_2021 chromosome 9_10L, Xenopus_laevis_v10.1, whole genome shotgun sequence genome harbors these coding sequences:
- the wipf2.L gene encoding WAS/WASL interacting protein family member 2 L homeolog: MPIPPPPPPPPGPPPPPTFAQANTEPPKLRRDEQKGRNALLGDICKGAKLKKTTGVNDRSAPVLETPKGGAGGPGFGATPGMALQPKGGLFAGGVPKLRAVGTKDSPEGRSPLQAPAARSSAPRPPVSGGRPQDDSDSGSNRSSPPEVGRAHRPSLPDLTRPPSSTSSGMKHSSSAPPPPPPGRRQAGAPPAPSQNAKPYNREKPLPPTPGHRAPAAPQVKPPPSPINTRSPSTHSQPPPPPPYRQPPPSHNGPPSPINEPAPELPQRHNSLHRKTAGPVRGLAPPPPQSVHLSPGGNRPPPPARDPPGRGAAPPPPPPPIVRNGGRDAPPPPPPPYRMHCIPETTPNRAKPPPPPSRTPSGPPPPPPPVRNGMLNSWKDDFESKYSFHSVDDFPAPEDYKPFQKIYPSKSIRATRGVPPLPPILR, encoded by the exons AtgcccatccctcctcccccgcCCCCACCTCCGGGGCCGCCCCCACCACCAACCTTTGCACAG GCCAACACTGAGCCCCCCAAACTGAGACGAGATGAGCAGAAGGGCAGGAACGCTCTGCTCGGTGACATTTGCAAGGGAGCCAAACTGAAGAAAACAACAGGGGTCAATGATAGGAGCGCCCCTGTACTGGAGA CACCTAAAGGTGGAGCAGGTGGTCCTGGTTTTGGAGCCACCCCAGGAATGGCCTTGCAGCCCAAAGGAGGCCTTTTCGCAGGAGGAGTCCCAAAGTTGCGAGCTGTGGGGACTAAGGATAGCCCAG AAGGCCGCTCTCCTCTTCAGGCTCCGGCTGCTCGTTCGTCAGCACCCCGGCCCCCAGTGTCAGGCGGAAGACCCCAGGATGACTCTGACAGTGGCAGTAACAGGTCTTCACCACCAGAAGTGGGACGTGCCCATCGTCCATCCCTGCCCGACCTCACTCGTCCTCCCAGTTCCACCAGCTCCGGCATGAAGCACAGTTCATCTGCCCCTCCCCCACCTCCTCCTGGACGCAGACAGGCTGGTGCTCCACCTGCACCTTCCCAAAATGCCAAACCTTACAACAGAGAGAAACCTCTACCACCAACTCCAGGGCACCGGGCACCTGCTGCACCTCAAGTGAAACCTCCACCTTCTCCAATTAACACACGTTCCCCCAGCACACACAGCCAACCCCCACCACCTCCTCCATACAGGCAACCCCCTCCTTCCCATAACGGACCCCCTAGTCCCATAAATGAGCCTGCGCCAGAGTTACCCCAGAGGCACAACTCACTTCATAGGAAAACCGCTGGACCTGTGAGAGGACTAGCACCCCCTCCTCCGCAATCGGTCCATTTATCTCCTGGAGGCAACAGACCACCTCCACCAGCGAGAGATCCCCCAGGAAGAGGAGCAG ctccaccaccaccacctccacCTATTGTGCGTAATGGAGGCCGGGATGCTCCCCCACCTCCACCGCCCCCTTACAGAATGCACTGCATCCCTGAGACCACCCCCAACAGGGCCAAGCCTCCTCCACCTCCATCTCGGACCCCCTCAGGACCACCACCACCTCCTCCTCCAGTCAGGAATGGAATGTTAAATTCCTGGAAAG ATGATTTTGAATCGAAATATTCCTTTCATTCCGTGGATGATTTTCCAGCCCCTGAAGACTACAAACCCTTTCAGAAAATCTATCCAAGCAAAAGCATCAGAG CCACGCGTGGAGTCCCTCCTCTTCCTCCTATCCTCAGGTGA